A part of Streptomyces sp. DSM 40750 genomic DNA contains:
- the scy gene encoding polarized growth protein Scy gives MRGYERQEREPAADVDHLSRFEAEMERLKTEREKAIQHAEDLGYQVEVLRAKLHEARRTLMSRPAYDGGDLGYQAEQMLRQAQMQADQLRADAERELSQARAQTQRILQEHAEQAARLQAELHQEAVTRRQQLDQELSERRQTVESHVNENVAWAEQLRARSEQQARRLVDESRAEAEQALAAARAEAERLATEARQRLQSDTDAARAEADQVLRRARAEAERLLNAASTQAQEATEHAEQLRSSSATESDSARRQASELSRAAEQRITEAEAALREARAEAEKLVTEAKESAAKALSSAESTNEQRTRTAKEQVARLVEEATKEAEATKSAAEEVVADAKAEAEKIVAEASEKARSITAEESASQLAKTAKTAEDVLNKASEEAKNTTKAATEEAERIRAEAEAEADRLRAEAHDLAEQLKGTAKDDTKEYRAKTVELQEEARRLRGEAEQLRSDAVAEGERIRAEARREAVQQIEEGAKTAEELLAKARTDADELRQTATTDSEKVRTEAIERASTLRRQAEETLERTRKEAERYRAEAAEQTEELKAEAERAVRELREETERAIEARKAEAAEELTRLHTEAEARLASAEEALADARAEAERIRREAAEETDRLRSEAAERIRTLQAQAEAEADRLRDEAASDASASRAEGEAIAVRLRSEAAAEAERLKSEAQDTADRVRAEAQAAAERLAMEASETLAAAQEEAVRRRREAEELLGAARQEAGQERQRAREQSEELLASARKRVEEAQTEAVRLVEEAERRAGEMVSAAELHAQQVRESVAGLHEQAQEEIAGLRHTAEHVADRMRREAEEESDRVRADAYAERERATEDANRVRREARDETDAAKALAERTVAEAIAEAERVRSDASEHAQRVRTEASDTVARADQDASRTRAEARDDANRIRSDAATQADTLITEVTAEAERLTRETNEEAERVRAESVAKADQLVGEATDEAERLRAEAAETVGSAQQHAERVRADAERARAEAEAEADRLMAHAREEADRTLDEARTAANKRRSEAAEQVDTLITETAAEADKLLTEAQAQAQKTTADAEGQADSMVGAARKEADRLVSEATVEGNSTVEKARTDADELLVGARRDATAIRERAEELRDRITAEIEALHTRARREAAETMKSTGDRCDALIKAAEEQLEKATAKAKEIVSEANSEAGKVRIAAVKKAEGLLKEAEQKKSTLVREAEELKAEAIREARRTVEEGKRELEVLVRRREDINAEISRVQDVLEALESFEAPSGGKDGGVKAGAAAGSTRSGGKSSDS, from the coding sequence GTGCGGGGCTACGAACGCCAGGAGCGAGAGCCGGCGGCTGACGTCGACCACCTCTCTCGGTTCGAGGCCGAGATGGAGCGGCTGAAGACCGAGCGGGAAAAGGCGATTCAGCACGCCGAGGACCTCGGCTACCAGGTCGAGGTGCTGCGCGCCAAGCTGCACGAGGCGCGCCGCACCCTCATGTCCCGGCCCGCCTATGACGGAGGCGACCTCGGGTACCAGGCCGAGCAGATGCTCCGCCAGGCCCAGATGCAGGCCGACCAGCTGCGCGCGGACGCCGAGCGTGAGCTGAGCCAGGCCCGGGCGCAGACCCAGCGGATCCTCCAGGAGCACGCCGAGCAGGCCGCACGGCTCCAGGCGGAGCTGCACCAGGAGGCGGTCACCCGCCGCCAGCAGCTCGACCAGGAGCTGTCCGAGCGCCGGCAGACCGTCGAGTCGCACGTCAACGAGAACGTCGCGTGGGCCGAGCAGCTGCGCGCCCGCTCCGAGCAGCAGGCCCGCCGGCTGGTCGACGAGTCGCGCGCCGAGGCCGAGCAGGCGCTGGCCGCCGCCCGCGCCGAGGCCGAGCGGCTCGCCACCGAGGCCCGCCAGCGGCTCCAGAGCGACACGGACGCGGCCCGCGCGGAGGCCGACCAGGTTCTGCGCCGGGCCCGAGCCGAGGCCGAGCGGCTGCTGAACGCGGCGTCGACGCAGGCCCAGGAGGCCACCGAGCACGCCGAGCAGCTGCGCTCCTCCTCCGCCACCGAGTCGGACTCCGCCCGCCGCCAGGCCTCCGAGCTGAGCCGGGCCGCCGAGCAGCGCATCACGGAGGCCGAGGCGGCACTCCGCGAGGCGCGCGCCGAGGCCGAGAAGCTGGTCACGGAGGCGAAGGAGAGCGCGGCCAAGGCCCTCTCCAGCGCCGAGTCGACCAACGAACAGCGCACGCGTACGGCGAAGGAGCAGGTCGCCCGGCTGGTCGAGGAGGCCACGAAGGAGGCCGAGGCCACCAAGTCGGCCGCCGAGGAAGTCGTCGCCGACGCCAAGGCCGAGGCCGAGAAGATCGTCGCCGAGGCCTCCGAGAAGGCCCGCTCGATCACCGCGGAAGAGTCCGCCTCCCAGCTCGCCAAGACCGCCAAGACCGCCGAGGACGTGCTGAACAAGGCGTCCGAGGAGGCCAAGAACACCACCAAGGCCGCCACCGAGGAGGCCGAGCGCATCCGCGCCGAGGCCGAGGCCGAGGCGGACCGGCTGCGGGCCGAGGCGCACGACCTCGCCGAACAGCTCAAGGGCACGGCGAAGGACGACACCAAGGAGTACCGCGCCAAGACGGTCGAGCTGCAGGAGGAGGCGCGCCGGCTGCGCGGCGAGGCCGAGCAGCTGCGCTCCGACGCGGTCGCCGAGGGCGAGCGGATCCGGGCCGAGGCCCGGCGCGAGGCCGTCCAGCAGATCGAGGAGGGCGCCAAGACCGCCGAGGAGCTGCTCGCCAAGGCGCGGACGGACGCCGACGAGCTGCGGCAGACGGCCACCACGGACAGCGAGAAGGTCCGCACCGAGGCCATCGAACGCGCTTCGACGCTGCGCCGCCAGGCCGAGGAGACCCTGGAGCGCACCCGCAAGGAGGCCGAGCGGTACCGCGCCGAGGCCGCCGAGCAGACCGAGGAGCTGAAGGCCGAGGCCGAGCGCGCCGTCCGCGAGCTGCGCGAGGAGACCGAGCGCGCCATAGAGGCCCGCAAGGCCGAGGCCGCCGAGGAGCTGACCCGGCTGCACACCGAGGCGGAGGCCCGCCTCGCCTCCGCCGAGGAGGCGCTCGCCGACGCCCGTGCCGAGGCCGAGCGGATCCGCCGCGAGGCCGCCGAGGAGACCGACCGGCTGCGCTCCGAGGCCGCCGAGCGCATCCGTACGCTCCAGGCGCAGGCCGAGGCCGAGGCCGACCGCCTGCGCGACGAGGCCGCGTCCGACGCGTCCGCGTCCCGCGCCGAGGGCGAGGCCATCGCCGTACGCCTGCGGTCGGAGGCCGCGGCCGAGGCGGAGCGGCTGAAGTCCGAGGCGCAGGACACCGCCGACCGGGTCCGGGCGGAGGCGCAGGCCGCGGCCGAGCGGCTCGCCATGGAGGCCTCGGAGACGCTGGCCGCCGCGCAGGAGGAGGCCGTCCGGCGCCGCCGCGAGGCCGAGGAGCTGCTCGGCGCGGCCCGGCAGGAGGCCGGCCAGGAGCGTCAGCGGGCCCGCGAGCAGAGCGAGGAACTGCTGGCCTCGGCGCGCAAGCGCGTGGAGGAGGCCCAGACCGAGGCCGTACGGCTGGTCGAGGAGGCCGAGCGGCGCGCCGGCGAGATGGTGTCGGCGGCCGAGCTCCACGCCCAGCAGGTACGGGAGTCCGTCGCCGGGCTGCACGAGCAGGCCCAGGAGGAGATCGCCGGGCTGCGCCACACGGCGGAGCACGTGGCCGACCGCATGCGCCGGGAGGCCGAGGAGGAGTCGGACCGGGTCCGCGCCGACGCCTACGCGGAGCGGGAGCGGGCCACGGAGGACGCCAACCGTGTCCGCCGCGAGGCCCGGGACGAGACGGACGCCGCCAAGGCGCTCGCCGAGCGCACGGTCGCGGAGGCCATCGCCGAGGCGGAGCGGGTGCGCTCGGACGCGTCCGAGCACGCCCAGCGGGTTCGTACGGAGGCCTCGGACACCGTCGCGCGGGCCGACCAGGACGCCTCGCGCACCCGGGCGGAGGCCCGCGACGACGCCAACCGCATCCGCTCGGACGCGGCCACCCAGGCCGACACCCTCATCACCGAGGTGACGGCCGAGGCGGAGCGGCTCACGCGGGAGACCAACGAGGAGGCCGAGCGCGTACGGGCCGAGTCCGTCGCCAAGGCCGACCAGTTGGTCGGCGAGGCCACCGACGAGGCCGAGCGGCTGCGGGCCGAGGCCGCCGAGACGGTGGGTTCCGCTCAGCAGCACGCCGAGCGGGTACGGGCCGACGCCGAGCGGGCGCGGGCCGAGGCGGAGGCGGAGGCCGACCGGCTGATGGCGCACGCCCGCGAGGAGGCCGACCGCACCCTCGACGAGGCCCGTACGGCCGCCAACAAGCGCCGCTCCGAGGCCGCCGAGCAGGTCGACACGCTCATCACGGAGACGGCGGCCGAGGCCGACAAGCTGCTCACCGAGGCGCAGGCGCAGGCGCAGAAGACCACCGCGGACGCCGAGGGTCAGGCCGACTCCATGGTCGGCGCGGCCCGCAAGGAGGCCGACCGGCTGGTCTCCGAGGCGACCGTCGAGGGCAACTCCACGGTGGAGAAGGCCCGTACGGACGCCGACGAGCTGCTGGTCGGGGCGCGCCGGGACGCGACCGCGATCAGGGAGCGGGCCGAGGAGCTGCGCGACCGCATCACGGCCGAGATCGAGGCGCTGCACACGCGGGCCCGCCGCGAGGCCGCCGAGACGATGAAATCCACCGGCGACCGCTGCGACGCCCTCATCAAGGCCGCCGAGGAGCAGTTGGAGAAAGCGACGGCGAAGGCCAAGGAGATCGTTTCCGAGGCGAACTCCGAGGCCGGCAAGGTCCGTATCGCCGCGGTGAAGAAGGCAGAGGGGCTCCTGAAGGAGGCCGAGCAGAAGAAGTCCACGCTCGTCCGTGAGGCCGAGGAGCTGAAGGCCGAGGCGATCCGCGAGGCCCGCCGTACGGTCGAGGAGGGCAAACGCGAGCTGGAGGTGCTGGTCCGCCGCCGCGAGGACATCAATGCGGAGATTTCCCGTGTCCAGGACGTCCTGGAGGCGTTGGAGTCTTTTGAGGCCCCGTCGGGCGGCAAGGACGGTGGAGTCAAGGCGGGTGCTGCGGCGGGTTCGACCCGATCGGGTGGCAAGTCGTCAGACAGCTAG
- the mce gene encoding methylmalonyl-CoA epimerase, protein MLTRIDHIGIACFDLDKTVEFYRATYGFEVYHSEVNEEQGVREAMLKINSTDDGGASYLQLLEPTREDSTVAKWLAKNGEGVHHIAFGTADVDGEAAAIKDKGVRVLYEEPRVGSMGSRITFLHPKDCHGVLTELVTSAPVESPEH, encoded by the coding sequence ATGCTGACGCGAATCGACCACATCGGGATCGCCTGCTTCGACCTCGACAAGACCGTCGAGTTCTACCGGGCCACCTACGGCTTCGAGGTGTACCACTCCGAGGTCAACGAGGAGCAGGGCGTGCGCGAGGCCATGCTCAAGATCAACAGCACGGACGACGGCGGCGCCTCCTACCTGCAGCTCCTGGAGCCGACCCGCGAGGACTCCACCGTCGCGAAGTGGCTGGCCAAGAACGGCGAGGGGGTCCACCACATCGCTTTCGGTACGGCGGACGTCGACGGCGAGGCGGCCGCGATCAAGGACAAGGGCGTACGCGTCCTGTACGAGGAGCCGCGAGTCGGCTCCATGGGGTCACGGATCACGTTTCTGCACCCCAAGGATTGTCACGGCGTACTGACAGAACTGGTCACTTCGGCGCCAGTTGAGTCACCTGAGCACTGA
- a CDS encoding acetyl-CoA C-acetyltransferase, translating to MTGSNGRTSVIVAGARTPMGRLLGSLKSFSGADLGGFAIKAALDRAGIGGDQVQYVIMGQVLQAGAGQIPARQAAVKAGIPMSVPALTINKVCLSGLDAIALADQLIRAGEFDVVVAGGQESMTNAPHLLPKSREGYKYGAIQMLDAMAHDGLTDAFENIAMGESTEKHNTRLGILRPEQDEIAALSHQRAAAAQKNGLFDAEITPVEIPQRKGEPVVFSQDEGIRGETTAESLGKLRPAFAKDGTITAGSASQISDGAAAVVVMSKAKAEELGLAWLAEIGAHGNVAGPDNSLQSQPSNAIQHALKKDGLDVADLDLIEINEAFAAVAVQSMKDLGVSPEKVNVNGGAIALGHPIGMSGARLVLHLALELKRRGGGVGAAALCGGGGQGDALIVRVPKA from the coding sequence ATGACTGGATCCAACGGCAGGACCTCGGTGATCGTCGCCGGTGCCCGGACACCCATGGGACGGCTGCTCGGTTCGCTGAAGTCCTTCTCCGGAGCCGACCTCGGTGGCTTCGCGATCAAGGCCGCCCTCGACCGTGCGGGGATCGGTGGCGACCAGGTGCAGTACGTGATCATGGGCCAGGTGCTCCAGGCCGGGGCGGGGCAGATCCCGGCGCGCCAGGCAGCGGTCAAGGCGGGCATCCCGATGAGCGTGCCCGCGCTCACGATCAACAAGGTCTGTCTGTCGGGCCTCGACGCCATCGCGCTGGCCGACCAGCTGATCCGCGCCGGAGAGTTCGACGTCGTGGTGGCCGGCGGCCAGGAGTCCATGACCAACGCCCCCCACCTGCTCCCGAAGTCCCGTGAGGGCTACAAGTACGGGGCGATCCAGATGCTCGACGCCATGGCGCACGACGGGCTCACGGACGCCTTCGAGAACATCGCCATGGGCGAGTCCACCGAGAAGCACAACACGCGCCTCGGCATCCTGCGCCCCGAGCAGGACGAGATCGCGGCCCTGTCCCACCAGCGGGCCGCCGCCGCCCAGAAGAACGGTCTCTTCGACGCCGAGATCACGCCGGTCGAGATCCCGCAGCGCAAGGGCGAGCCGGTCGTTTTCAGCCAGGACGAAGGCATCCGCGGTGAGACGACCGCCGAGTCGCTGGGCAAGCTGCGGCCGGCCTTCGCCAAGGACGGCACGATCACGGCCGGTTCCGCCTCGCAGATCTCCGACGGCGCCGCCGCCGTGGTCGTCATGAGCAAGGCCAAGGCGGAGGAGCTGGGCCTTGCGTGGCTCGCCGAGATCGGCGCCCACGGGAATGTCGCCGGACCGGACAACTCCTTGCAGTCGCAGCCGTCGAACGCGATCCAGCACGCCCTGAAGAAGGACGGCCTGGACGTGGCCGACCTCGACCTCATCGAGATCAACGAGGCCTTCGCCGCGGTCGCCGTACAGTCAATGAAGGACCTCGGCGTGTCCCCGGAAAAGGTGAACGTCAACGGTGGTGCGATCGCTCTCGGGCACCCCATCGGCATGTCCGGCGCCCGTCTCGTCCTCCACCTCGCCCTGGAGCTGAAGCGGCGTGGCGGCGGTGTCGGCGCGGCCGCGCTCTGCGGTGGCGGCGGGCAGGGTGACGCGCTGATCGTGCGGGTACCCAAGGCCTGA
- the meaB gene encoding methylmalonyl Co-A mutase-associated GTPase MeaB, which translates to MQDVPTLVAQAREGRPRAVARLISLVEGASPQLREVMAALAPLTGGAYVVGLTGSPGVGKSTSTSALVTAYRRAGKRVGVLAVDPSSPFSGGALLGDRVRMSEHASDPGVYIRSMATRGHLGGLAWAAPQAIRVLDAAGCDVVLVETVGVGQSEVEIASQADTSVVLLAPGMGDGIQAAKAGILEIGDVYVVNKADRDGADATARELNHMLGLGESRGPGDWRPPIIKTVAARAEGIDEVVEALEKHRAWMEERGVLAERRRSRAAREVETIAVTALRERIADLHGDRRLSSLAERIVAGELDPYRAADELVAGLTEG; encoded by the coding sequence ATGCAGGACGTCCCCACACTGGTGGCACAGGCCAGGGAAGGGCGGCCCCGGGCCGTCGCCCGGCTGATCTCCCTGGTGGAGGGGGCGTCCCCGCAGCTCCGCGAGGTCATGGCGGCGCTGGCCCCGCTCACCGGCGGGGCGTACGTCGTGGGCCTCACCGGCTCGCCCGGCGTGGGCAAGTCCACGTCCACGTCGGCACTGGTGACCGCGTACCGGCGGGCCGGGAAGAGGGTCGGGGTGCTGGCGGTGGATCCGTCGTCGCCCTTCAGCGGTGGCGCCCTGCTCGGCGACCGGGTCCGGATGTCGGAGCACGCCTCCGACCCCGGTGTGTACATCCGCTCGATGGCGACGCGCGGCCATCTGGGCGGGCTGGCGTGGGCCGCCCCGCAGGCGATCCGGGTGCTGGATGCCGCCGGGTGTGACGTCGTGCTGGTCGAGACGGTCGGTGTCGGCCAGTCGGAGGTGGAGATCGCCTCCCAGGCGGACACGTCCGTGGTGCTGCTGGCGCCGGGCATGGGTGACGGCATCCAGGCGGCCAAGGCCGGGATCCTGGAGATCGGTGACGTGTATGTGGTCAACAAGGCCGACCGGGACGGGGCCGACGCGACCGCACGGGAGCTGAACCACATGCTGGGGCTGGGTGAGTCCCGTGGTCCCGGTGACTGGCGGCCGCCGATCATCAAGACGGTGGCCGCGCGGGCGGAGGGGATCGACGAGGTCGTCGAGGCCCTGGAGAAGCACCGCGCGTGGATGGAGGAGCGCGGGGTCCTCGCGGAGCGCCGCCGGTCCCGGGCCGCGCGCGAGGTCGAGACCATCGCGGTCACCGCCCTTCGTGAGCGGATCGCGGACCTTCACGGTGACCGCCGCCTCAGTTCTTTGGCCGAGCGGATCGTGGCGGGCGAGCTGGATCCGTATCGGGCGGCGGACGAGCTGGTCGCGGGTCTGACGGAGGGGTGA
- a CDS encoding MFS transporter, with protein sequence MSATSPRPSYAAVLRIPYARRTFAAVLVGRLSYGMVPVAVLLAVTRTTGSYAVAGTVMALFGATSVLLSPARAALVDRYGPRRALLPMASLYAVLLGTLAVTSWRPGASGPVLGAVAVAAGACTPPLGPTMRTVWSELAADRGLLRRAYSLDGVAEELLFVSGPLAVGGVVQFAAPAAAVLLGAVLVVAGTFGFVTSPAVARMPGRVPAPKGATGVRRPRVVAGIMPPVVVAGGVGLALGALDLLVLAFAEQRGHGDDVVAWIFAALSAGSAVGGLLYGSVEWRSGARVRLSLLTAGLGFALAGAGLAPDLATLTGAVVCAGLFVAPALTTAYLVADESVPSGARTQAGAWVNTAVNAGISAGAAASGLLVAHFSPPLGFALAGATALLAAIAVGVGRRQGRAGESETGVAEGVAERTGEPR encoded by the coding sequence ATGTCCGCGACCTCTCCGCGGCCTTCGTACGCCGCGGTGCTCCGCATTCCGTACGCCCGCCGCACCTTCGCCGCCGTACTCGTCGGCCGGCTCTCCTATGGCATGGTGCCGGTCGCCGTGCTGCTCGCCGTGACCCGTACGACGGGCTCGTACGCCGTCGCCGGCACGGTCATGGCCCTGTTCGGCGCCACCAGTGTCCTGCTGTCGCCCGCGAGGGCGGCGCTCGTCGATCGGTACGGCCCGCGCCGTGCGCTGCTGCCGATGGCCTCGCTCTACGCTGTGCTGCTCGGCACGCTGGCGGTGACGAGCTGGCGGCCGGGGGCGTCGGGCCCGGTGCTGGGGGCGGTCGCGGTGGCGGCGGGAGCCTGTACGCCTCCGCTCGGGCCGACGATGCGGACGGTGTGGAGTGAACTCGCGGCGGACCGGGGGCTGTTGCGACGCGCGTACAGCCTCGACGGGGTCGCGGAGGAACTGCTCTTCGTGTCGGGGCCGTTGGCGGTGGGCGGGGTGGTGCAGTTCGCCGCTCCGGCCGCCGCCGTGCTCCTGGGCGCCGTGCTGGTGGTGGCGGGGACCTTCGGGTTCGTGACCTCTCCGGCCGTGGCGCGGATGCCGGGCCGCGTCCCTGCGCCGAAGGGGGCGACCGGCGTACGGAGGCCGCGCGTGGTGGCCGGGATCATGCCGCCCGTCGTCGTGGCCGGCGGGGTCGGGCTGGCGCTCGGGGCGCTCGACCTGCTGGTGCTGGCCTTCGCCGAGCAACGGGGGCACGGTGACGACGTCGTGGCCTGGATCTTCGCCGCGTTGTCGGCCGGGAGCGCCGTGGGCGGCCTGCTGTACGGCTCGGTCGAGTGGCGCTCCGGCGCCCGCGTACGGCTGTCGCTGCTGACGGCGGGCCTCGGCTTCGCCCTCGCCGGCGCCGGCCTCGCCCCGGACCTCGCCACCCTCACCGGCGCTGTCGTCTGCGCCGGCCTCTTCGTCGCCCCGGCCCTGACCACCGCGTACCTCGTCGCCGACGAATCCGTCCCCTCCGGCGCCCGCACCCAGGCCGGCGCCTGGGTCAACACCGCCGTGAACGCCGGCATTTCGGCGGGCGCGGCCGCGTCGGGCCTCCTCGTGGCCCACTTCTCGCCGCCCCTCGGTTTCGCCCTCGCGGGCGCGACGGCCCTGCTCGCGGCGATCGCCGTGGGGGTGGGGAGGCGGCAAGGCCGTGCGGGGGAGTCGGAGACGGGGGTGGCGGAGGGAGTGGCGGAGCGGACCGGCGAACCGAGGTGA
- a CDS encoding PepSY domain-containing protein — translation MKRNIVIATITAVALIGGGTATAIAVSGDDEAPAKKTVSVSNDDNDRDDVNDTDDTAQDKAEDQAARDTDEDAGDKAENAAEAKAGQVTAADAIKAALKHQAGTAVSADLDDEGTNLVWDVDVLTNGGKWYSVQIDPGTGKVLGSHADRDDDGDDAAETEQIRAALKGSSVAAAEAAEAAAAKGTVTSVDLDEESKDRAWEVDTTAADGTGSDWRVNLDSAKVTADRSND, via the coding sequence ATGAAGCGCAACATCGTCATCGCCACCATCACGGCCGTCGCCCTGATCGGCGGCGGCACCGCGACCGCCATCGCGGTCTCGGGTGACGACGAGGCGCCGGCGAAGAAGACCGTGTCGGTGTCGAACGACGACAACGACCGCGACGACGTCAATGACACCGACGACACGGCCCAGGACAAGGCCGAGGACCAGGCCGCCCGCGACACGGACGAGGACGCCGGGGACAAGGCCGAGAACGCGGCCGAGGCGAAGGCGGGTCAGGTCACGGCGGCCGACGCGATCAAGGCGGCGCTGAAGCACCAGGCCGGTACGGCGGTCTCCGCCGACCTCGACGACGAGGGCACGAACCTGGTGTGGGACGTCGACGTCCTGACCAACGGCGGCAAGTGGTACAGCGTCCAGATCGACCCGGGCACCGGCAAGGTCCTCGGCTCGCACGCCGACCGGGACGACGACGGTGACGACGCCGCCGAGACCGAGCAGATCCGGGCCGCCCTCAAGGGCAGCTCCGTGGCCGCCGCCGAGGCCGCCGAGGCCGCCGCCGCCAAGGGCACGGTGACCTCCGTCGACCTCGACGAGGAGAGCAAGGACAGGGCCTGGGAGGTCGACACCACCGCCGCCGACGGCACCGGCAGCGACTGGAGGGTGAACCTGGACTCCGCCAAGGTCACCGCCGACCGCTCGAACGACTGA
- a CDS encoding response regulator transcription factor, translating into MRLLIVEDEKRLAVSLAKGLTAEGYAVDVVHDGTEGLHRASEGAYDLVILDIMLPGMNGYRVCGALRAAGHDVPILMLTAKDGEYDEAEGLDTGADDYLTKPFSYVVLVARVKALLRRRGPSGGASPVHEVGDLKVDTAARRVFLAEDEIALTTKEFSVLEQLVMRAGEVVSKADILEHVWDFAYDGDPNIVEVYISTLRRKLGATLIKTVRGAGYRLEARP; encoded by the coding sequence ATGCGCCTGTTGATCGTGGAAGATGAGAAGCGGCTCGCCGTGTCGCTGGCCAAGGGCCTGACGGCCGAGGGCTACGCCGTGGACGTCGTCCACGACGGGACCGAGGGCCTGCACCGGGCGAGCGAGGGTGCGTACGACCTCGTGATCCTCGACATCATGCTGCCCGGCATGAACGGCTACCGCGTGTGCGGTGCCCTGCGTGCCGCCGGGCACGACGTGCCGATCCTGATGCTCACCGCCAAGGACGGCGAGTACGACGAGGCCGAGGGCCTCGACACGGGCGCCGACGACTACCTGACCAAGCCGTTCTCGTACGTCGTCCTCGTCGCCCGTGTGAAGGCGCTGCTGCGGCGGCGTGGTCCGTCGGGCGGTGCCTCGCCCGTGCACGAGGTCGGCGATCTGAAGGTCGACACCGCTGCCCGGCGCGTGTTCCTCGCCGAGGACGAGATCGCTCTCACCACCAAGGAGTTCTCCGTCCTGGAGCAGCTCGTGATGAGAGCCGGTGAGGTCGTGTCGAAGGCCGACATCCTGGAGCACGTCTGGGACTTCGCCTACGACGGCGACCCGAACATCGTCGAGGTCTACATCAGCACCCTGCGCCGCAAGCTGGGCGCCACGCTCATCAAGACCGTGCGCGGGGCCGGATACAGACTGGAGGCCCGCCCGTGA
- a CDS encoding sensor histidine kinase has product MRRRLGSVRARATLAATVVVAVALVAAGAAVLLSLRFTLTDKADAEADSVARNAASALANGFAYAELRLPDGDENPVEVLDRNEKPVAVGEDVEGMDVSAVASDRLNSETNDDVDDKAEGDRDAEDEGTLPAGEVADETWYGEGVATVEGVTAEYRFAGVDVVTPAGVPLTVYAGAPLSIEEEAVGTALTTMLIGLPLLLLTVSGVTYLVTKRALRPVEGIRSEMAAITASEDLSRRVPEPDTHDEIARLARTTNETLAALETSVERQRAFVADASHELRSPIASLRTQLEVGAAHPELLDLDGAVEDTVRLQSLAADLLLLARLDAGERPPPDARFDLAKVVREEVSSRDGVTLDSVEAVEVRGSRNQIRRVLGNLLDNAHRHARERVAVTLRTTPDRAILQVADDGSGVPVTDRDRIFERFVRLDESRARDDGGAGLGLAIARDIATRHGGTLTVGDAPGGGASFELRLPSRPPST; this is encoded by the coding sequence GTGAGGCGCCGTCTCGGCTCGGTGAGGGCCCGCGCCACCCTCGCCGCGACCGTCGTCGTCGCCGTCGCCCTGGTCGCCGCGGGCGCCGCCGTCCTGCTCTCGCTGCGGTTCACCCTCACCGACAAGGCCGACGCGGAGGCCGACTCCGTGGCCCGCAACGCCGCCTCGGCGCTGGCGAACGGATTCGCCTACGCCGAGCTGAGGCTGCCGGACGGTGACGAGAACCCCGTCGAGGTCCTGGACCGGAACGAGAAGCCCGTCGCGGTCGGTGAGGACGTCGAGGGCATGGACGTGTCCGCCGTCGCCTCGGACCGGCTGAACTCCGAGACCAACGACGACGTCGACGACAAGGCGGAGGGCGACCGGGACGCGGAGGACGAGGGCACTCTCCCCGCCGGCGAGGTCGCCGATGAGACGTGGTACGGCGAGGGCGTCGCGACCGTCGAGGGGGTGACGGCGGAGTATCGGTTCGCCGGGGTCGACGTGGTCACGCCGGCAGGCGTTCCACTCACCGTCTACGCGGGCGCGCCGCTCTCCATCGAAGAGGAGGCCGTCGGTACCGCGTTGACGACGATGCTCATCGGGCTGCCGCTCCTGCTGCTGACGGTCAGCGGGGTGACGTACCTCGTGACCAAGCGGGCGCTGCGCCCGGTCGAGGGCATCCGTTCCGAGATGGCGGCGATCACGGCCTCCGAGGACCTCTCGCGCCGCGTGCCCGAGCCGGACACGCACGACGAGATCGCCCGGCTGGCGCGGACGACGAACGAGACGCTGGCCGCGCTGGAGACCTCGGTGGAACGGCAGCGCGCGTTCGTCGCGGACGCCTCGCACGAGCTGCGCAGCCCGATCGCGTCCCTGCGCACCCAGCTCGAAGTGGGCGCGGCGCACCCGGAGTTGCTGGACCTGGACGGGGCGGTCGAGGACACCGTACGACTGCAGAGCCTCGCCGCCGACCTGCTGCTGCTCGCCCGCCTGGACGCGGGGGAGCGGCCGCCGCCGGACGCGCGCTTCGACCTGGCGAAGGTCGTACGGGAAGAGGTGTCGTCCCGCGACGGAGTGACCCTGGACAGCGTCGAGGCCGTGGAAGTGCGCGGCTCGCGCAACCAGATCCGCCGCGTCCTCGGCAACCTCCTGGACAACGCCCACCGCCACGCCCGCGAGCGTGTCGCCGTCACCCTGCGCACCACCCCCGACCGGGCGATCCTCCAGGTGGCCGACGACGGCTCAGGCGTCCCCGTCACGGACCGCGACCGCATCTTCGAACGCTTCGTCCGCCTGGACGAGTCCCGGGCGAGGGACGACGGCGGCGCGGGCCTCGGTCTGGCCATCGCCCGGGACATCGCCACCCGCCACGGAGGCACCCTGACGGTTGGTGACGCCCCCGGCGGAGGAGCCTCGTTCGAGCTGAGGCTGCCTTCGCGACCACCGAGCACGTAA